The region CCAAAATCCTGGAGGATTTGTTAGCCAGGAAAATTATGATAATAATTTAGCCGTAGTTAATGGACATTCTTATAAAGAGAAAAAAAGTAATAATACTAATTTGGCTATTTTATGCTCACATAATTTTTCATATCCTTTCAATAAGCCTATAGAGTATGGTAAAAAGGTTTCAGAATTAGTGAATATGTTAGGAAACGGAAAAATATTAGTTCAAAGATATGGAGATATACTAGATGGTAAGAGAACTTGGCAAGAGGAACTAGAACAGTCAAATGTGGTTCCCACATTACCGGATGCAGTGGCAGGAGATTTAACATCAGCCATATCCTATAGAACCATGACTAATATATTAAACTTTATAGAGGCCATGAATGTGGTTGTGCCAGGATTTGCTAGTAGAGAAACCCTATTGTATGGACCAGAAGTTAAGTTTTATTCAAATAAAATAGAATTAGATGAAAATTTTGAGACTAATGTAAAGGGTTTATACTGTTTAGGTGATTCTAGTGGATGGACTAGGGGCCTTCAAATGGCATCAGCCATGGGAACCTTAATGGGAAAAATATTAGGATAATAAAAGGGAGTATTTAAGATTCTAAATCTTAACTACTCCTTTAATTATTTATAGATCTATACTTCTAGAGACATAAGCTTTGAAATTTAAATCCCTATATATATTAGTAATTTTCCTATTTAACCTTCTATTTTTAGAGTATTCTATAACATATATATTAAACCCGTGATCCTTAAGGGAACTTAAGTATTCTATTGTATAATTAATATCTGTATTACTTTTCTTAGAAAATATATTATATTTGTAATCATCTATACTGGTATAAACTTCTTCCTGGTTCATTCCATACAAGAAATTATCCACATTAATATTTTCAGAGAAGGCTTTATTAATAAATTCATAACCACCATTTATGATTATGGGTTTATTATAGGAAGTATTTAAAGTATTTAGTATGGTGTAAACACCATCAAAGGTTTCACTATTCTTATATATGGAATAAACATCCACATTATCTATGAAAAAACCATCAATACCCTTGTCTGAAAGGTCTTTAGCTAAAGTGTTAACTAGATAATTTTGCCATTGTTCATTGGAAACATCTATCCACTTTTCATCATGCCAATTTTCATAATCATCCAATGTTATATTTTTGAAATTGTTATAGTAGGGTCTAAATTCTTCTAAGGAACCTATATTTATATAACTATAGACCTTTACACCTTTTTTATGTAAATAATCTATATTCTCCTTTGTAAAATAGAAGCCATCAATTACTACTTCCTCGTATTTGGAAAGTTTTCGAATCTCTCTAGGAGATGATCCTATGAAAACTCCATAATCATATGAGAGGGCCAACACTTCATCATCAGTTCCTGTTAATAAAAATAAAGCTAAAATTATTACTATAAATGTCGTATAGACACTTCCCTTCATTGCAAGCACCTCCAGTATTCTAATTATATTATAAATGAATTTTAATCATCTTTGTGACACAATATTAAATCATTAAAAAATTGGAGAATGTAAAAAAACATAGGTCATTTAGTGAAAAGTGGGCAAAATAAATTATAAGAACTAATTCTCCTTTCTTTTATAAAGGTGGTGAATAAAATGAAAGTCTTAATTACTGGTGGTTATGGATTTATTGGATCCCATGTGGCAGATAGATTTTATAAAGAGGGACATGAAGTATACATAATAGATAATCTTTCAACGGGAAAAGCTGAAAATGTAGAAGTTAAACATAAATTCTACAAATTAGGTATTGAAGATAAAAAGTGTGAAGAAATATTTAAAGTAAATAAATTTCACGTAGTAATTAATCTTGCAGCCCAAGTAGATGTAAATATGTCCTTGAAAAATCCCCGATTAGACGCTCAAGTTAATATTATGGGACTAGTAAATATGCTAGAATTATCAGCAAAATATGGAGTCAAAAAGTTTATTTTTGCATCTTCTGCAGCAGTTTATGGAGACAATGAAACACTGCCACTTACGGAAAAAAGCAAGATAAGTCCTATTTCTCCCTATGGAATAAGTAAATTAATAGGAGAGTATTACTGTATTAAATGGAATGAAATCTATGGACTTAATACTATAGCCTTTAGATTCTCTAATGTGTATGGTCCTAGGCAGGGGGTAAAGGGAGAAGCTGGAGTAGTTTCTATTTTTTTAAAGAAACTTATGAAGGGAGATAAATTAACTGTCTTTGGAGATGGAGAGCAAACTAGAGACTATATATATGTGGAAGATGTGGTTGATGGAATATATAAGAGTACTATGGTATCAAATATTAGTGGTGTATATAATTTATCTACAAATACTGAGAAGAGTTTAAATGATCTATTAGAAGTTTTAAAGAGTCTTGAATCTATAGAGGAGATCCTTTATGGAGAAAAGAGAAAGGGAGATATTCTTCATTCCAGATTAGATAATACTAGAGTAAAGAAGGATCTTAATTGGAGGAATATTTATTCATTAGAAGAAGGCCTTTCTAAAACCTATGAGTGGTATAGGCAAAACTGTAAGTTAAATCACATGGATACTAGTAAAGAAGTGAAGGGTAAAAATAAAAAAAAAAGATTTAATAGATTAATGAGGATCCTATTACCTTACGCTGAAAATATATTAATATTTATAATATTATTTTACATGTGCTTAAAAGGCATTGGGACAAGTCCCTTAAACAATGATCTATACACATTCTCAAGTATAATTTATATAGGTTTAATGGGCATATTATATGGTAAGAAGCAATCAAGTATATCCATATTCTTATCTATTATTCTATATGTGTTTGGATACTTAAGAGTAGGTGGAGATATAATAGTATTGTTTTATGAACCTAAGCATTTAATAATAATAGCCATATATGTTTTAATTGGGACCACAACAGGATATGTCCTTGATAAAAAGAATCGAGTATTGGATTTTAAAGATTTAGAAATAGAAGCTTTAAAGGAAAAATACAGCTTCTTGTATGAAATTTACGGAGAAACAAGAGAATTAAAGGATGAATTTGAAAAACAAATAATAAACTCAAAGGATAGCTTCGGGAAAATATATAGCATTGTTGAACAATTAAAATATCTACAAAAGGAAAAGGTATATAGTGGTTGTGTAGGTGTCATAGAAAGTATAATGGAAACGGATGAAGTGGGCGTATATACAGCTAGTCATAAGGGGGAATTTTTAAGATTAAAAGCTAAATCAAGAAAAAATAATTTAAAAATATCTAACTCTATAGATTTAGGTAATCTAACTGAAATTAAAAATATGATTGAAAAAAAAGAAATATTTATAAATAATAATTTAAATCCAAACCTTCCAATTATGGCAGCTCCCATTGTAAAGGACAATAGGGTATTTGGAATAATTGCAATATATAAAGTGAAATTTGAAAAATTAACCTTATATTATGAAAACCTATTTAAAATTTTGACAGGTTTAATATCTGATTCTCTTTCCATGGCATATGTTCATGAACAAAGTATCATGTCTGAAAAGTATATAGAGGATACTTTTATTTTAAAAACCAATGAATTTGAAAGTGTCTTAGAAACTATTAAACAAAAGTATGAAAAGTTTAATATGGATTATTTATTATTAAAAATTAACACTTTGGAACCTTACAAAAAAATTAGTGGAAAATTAAAGCCTATTATAAGAGCTGATGATTATATAGGCCTTGGAAAAGACAATAAACTATATTTATTACTAACCAATGCAAAAGTTAAAGATATGGATATAATAAGTCATAAGTTAAAGAGGAAAGGGATACATGTATCTTTAGTACAAGGTGGTCAGTATGTTGAATAAGTTTATAATTTTACATATTAGTATAAGTATAGGTTATTTGTTATATGGCCTTTTTAAAAAAGAAAGAATAGAAGCCATTAATGAATTTTTATTAGTTTTTATGATACCCCTATTAGGAATAAGCCATTTAATATTAACTAAATTAATAGGTACACAAATTAAAGATTCAACCCATATATTAAATTCCTATGGAGAATATATAAAAGGCAAAAATCAAGTTTTTCAGATAGAAGGTATAAACCTACCTAAAAAAATAAATACCATATCAATGGAAGACGCTTTAATATATAACACTAATAAGGAAAAAAGGCAATTGTTATTGGATGTTTTAAAGGGGGATTATTCTCAAAATATATCCATTTTAAAAAGTGCATTAAATGATGAAGACTCAGAAACTTCTCACTATGCTGCATCTGCATTGATGAGAATAAAGGGTGAATTAGATAAGGATTTGCAGTTGAAAGAAGTTCAGTATGAAAAAAATAAAGATTCTATAGAAACAATAAAAGAATACATTGAAATTGTGAAAAAGTATATGGAAAGCGGATTATTAGACCAATTTACACATTATAAATATAGGAGTATATATTTAAATTTACTAAAGCTTATATTATCTAAGGAACAATCCCCCCTATACTATGAAGAAAAAATTCATTATGAAATTAAAGTTGGAAATTATGAGGAAGCTAGGGAATATTGTGAAAGCTATTTAAATGAATTTGGCCTAGAGGAAGGGCCCTATTTATCATATATAAAGCTATATTATAATTTAGGAGATTATAAAAAACTATATGAGAGTATAAATTCATTAAGAAATTCATCTATTAGATTATCACCTAAAGGATTAAAAATATTGAGATTTTGGATGGAAAGGAAAAAATATGTATAAAAAATCTATAATATTAATATTACTTGGATTAATATTTACAGCAGGCATATTTCAAATTACTAGGTTAGATATTATAAATAAAGCAACTAAAAATGTAAATGTTGCAAAGGAAATTGGTGATCCTATAAAAATTAATATTCCTTCCCATGTGAATAAAGAAAAATTTTTAATTATATATGATGAGATGGAGTCTGGAAGTTTAAAAATAAGAGGCCATCTAAATAAAATTTTGAAGAAGTATATGAAAAAAAATATAGTAGAAGTTAGCGTAAATGAACATATAGAAGATTTCCATTATGATACTATAATCATCGCCCTTGAATATATAGATAATATAAAAAATCTTGAGAATATAATGAACTTTGCCCAAGGTGGAGGAACTCTTATTTTTATGGAAAGACCTTTGGATGGAGAAAATTTTAATAAAATACATGAATCTCTTGGAATAGTAGATCATAAGGGTCTACTAGATATTCGGGGAATAAAATTGAAAGAAAATATATTAATAGGTGTTAAAGAATTTCAAAGCAATGAAGAATTTATAGAAAATTCATCAATGGATGTAATACTAAATGATAAATCAAGAGTATATGCCACTTCCTATGATGATATCCCGTTACTTTGGAGCAATAATTATGGCCATGGAAAGATCATTGTTTTTAATGGAACAATCACTAATGAGAAACTAAATACGGGCCTAATGGCCGGTATCATAAGTTTAAGTAGGGAGGATTTTATTTATCCCATAATAAATTGCAAGTTAGTACATATAGATGATTTCCCTGCTCCTGTACCTGAAGGAATAAATGATAAAATTTATAAGGAATATGCTAGAACTATTCCACAATTTTATAGGGAAATTTGGTGGGGAGATATGCTAAAATTCTCAAAAAAATATAATATAAAATACACTTCATACATAATAGAAACCTACAATGACAGAGTACGTGAACCCTTTAGTCAGGATGATCCTAAGGCTAAAAATTATTTATTAATATATGGGAGAGAAGTATTGAAACATGGTGGAGAAATTGGAATACATGGATATAATCATCAATCATTGGCTCCAGAGGGTTATATAAAAGAAGACTTAGGATACAATCCCTGGGACAGTGAAGAAACTATGGTAGGTGCCGTAAAAGAAGTAATAAACTATGGTCATTCCGTATTCCCCCACTACACATTTAGAACTTATGTACCTCCTTCAAATATTTTAAGTCCAGAGGGAAGGCGGGCCATTAAGAAGGGAATGCCTCACTTAAAAATAATATCTGGACTATACCTAAAGAATTATACAGGAGATGTGTATGAACAGGAATTTGAAATAAGTGAAGATGGCATAATCGAGTTTCCAAGGCTAACCTATGGATATACTAAGAGGGCTGATGAATTGTGGACAATCTATAATGGAGTGAGTTTATTTGGTGTATTTTCACACTTCATACATCCTGATGATATATTAGATACCCATAGAAGTGATGGTAAAAGCTGGAGTGAACTTAGTAAAGAGTTTGAAGAAATTCAAGAAGAAATCTATAAAAAATATGGATGGCTAAGGGCAAATACCACCTCAGAAGCAGGAATAAACTTAATAAAATATGAAGAGGCAGATCCATACATTAAATATGGTGAAAATGAAATAGAAATCTATTGCAATAACTTTAGACCTAATATGTATTTTATACTTAGAACTAATAAAGCAATAAAGAAATTTGAAAATTGTAAAGTGCAAAATATTGATGAAGGTATATATCTTATACAACTAGAAGATAGCAAGGGAACCATATACACTGAAAAAAAGGAGTAATTATGAAGATTTGTCTAATTGCAGAGGGAAGTTATCCTCATGTGGCAGGAGGGGTGTCCAGCTGGACCCAGTCTTTAATAGAAAATATAAAAGAACATGAGTTTATAATCTATGCCATTGGAGCTGAGAGTAAAAATAGGGGCGTATATAAATACAAACTATCCTCTAATATGGCCCATATTGAAGAAGTGTTTTTAGATGAGATCCTAGATTTAAAAGGATTTTATGGTAAAAAATTTAAAATAACTGGTCAAGTAAAAGACAATATAAAATCATTAATAGTAGGCCAACCAGTAGACTTTAATATACTCTTTGATTTCTTCCATAATGGGAAAATAGATAATCTAATGGATTTTTTCATGAGTAAGGACATGTTTAACATAATAAAAGAAGCTTATGAGGAAGAGTACAATCTTATACCTTTTAATAACTTCTTTTGGGCTGTTAGGTCCATGATTATTCCACTATTTTTCCTTATAAAAGTGAAGGTTCCAGAGGCTGATATTTATCATAGTGTATCAACAGGATACGGAGGAATTATAGGAAGTCTTGCAAATTATATTTATAATAAACCTTTTATATTAACTGAACATGGTATATATACTAGGGAGAGGGAAGAAGAAATAATAAAATCCAATTGGATAGAGGGATATTTTAAAGACATGTGGATTAAATTTTTCTACAATCTATCTAATTGTGCTTATGATAAGGCGGACAAGATAATATCCCTCTCTGAGAAAAATAAACATATCCAAGCTGAAATAGGCTGTAATATGGAAAAGATATATGTAATTCCAAATGGAATAGATGTGAGTAAGTTTAGTCATATACCTGGGAAGGATCCTAAAGATAAATATATAAACATTGGAGCAGTTCTTAGGATAGTACCTATAAAAGATGTGAAAACTATGATAATGGCTTTTTATATGGTAAAGGAGCAAATAGATAATGCAAAGTTTTATCTAATGGGCCCTACAGATGAAGATGAAGAATACTATGAGGAATGTAGGTCCTTAGTTGAAAATTTAAATCTAGGAGATACCATTTTCACAGGAAGAATAAATATAAAGGAATATTTAGGGAAAATGGATATACTAGTTTTAAGTAGTATAAGCGAAAGTCAACCCCTAGCCATATTAGAGGGATTCGCATGTAGAAGACCCTTCGTAACTACAGATGTGGGAAGTTGTAGGGAACTCATATACGGAAAGGACCACTATGGACAAGGAGGATTTGTGGTACCTGTAATGAATTATGAAAAATTGGCATATGAAATAATTAAACTGTGTAAGAATAAGGACTTAAGGGGAAAGATGGGAGCTAATGGATATAATCGAGTCTTAAATCTATACACATTTAATAAGTTTATTGAATCATATAAAGACATATATAATGGTTTTGGGATGTGATAGGGTGGCTGGAATAGGTTTTGAATTAAAGAAGTTGTTTAGTAAAGAGGGTTTTTTTAACCTAATTAAAGCATACTTATATTCTACTTTAGTAACAGTAGGTCCTTTCATATTATGTACCTCCATGATTATAACAATACAAATTATACTTAAATACTTGAATATGGATTTTTTAGAGAGAGAAATTTTTTTGGCAACGGTAGTTTATGCATTTATATTTTCTCAAATTATTACTAGTGGTTTTTCCATGGTAATAACTAGATATGTGGCAGACAGACTATATGAAAAAGAATTTGAAGAAATATTGCCATCTTTATATGGAATAATAAGTATATGTATAGCTATAGGAGGCGCAATAGGTATTATCTTTTTATATAGATCTTCTATGGGTTGGAAACTTGCCTTAGCATCCTATCTATTATATATTCAATTAATTATAATGTGGCTTGAAACAGTGTACTTAACTGCGTTGAAAGATTATATAAAAATATTTAAATCATATGTTTTAGGTGTAATAATTAGTATTGTACTCTCTTATTGGGTACTTAAAACATCTAATTATAAGTCGGCTCTAGGTCTTTTAATGGCCATGGATATGGGAATATTTATAATAATAACTTTTTTAATGGCATATATTAAAAGCTTTTTTAAAAGTACCAATAATACATACTATGGGTTTTTAACATACATGGATAAATATCCAGAGCTCTTCCTTGTAAACTTTTTTTATACTCTATCCTTATACATACATAATTTCATATTTTGGAATAGTCATATGTCTGTGACTATTGTAGACACATACAAATATTGTCCAACCTATGATGTACCAACTTTTTATGCCTTTTTATCAATAATTCCTGCCATGGTCATATTTGTAGTATCTGTTGAAACTTCCTTTTATAACAAGTATAGAGAGTATTATTCTTTAATAACTGGAGGAGGAAATTTATCTGAAATAGAAAATGCGAAAAATAACATGGAGAGGGTTCTTTGGGAAGAAGTTAGAAATCTCATGGAGGTTCAGATTTTCTTTTCACTAATTGGAATTATACTGGGAAATATATTTTTACCTAGATTAGGATTAAATCATTTATCCATAGATATATTTAATATATTAGTTTTAGGAGCCTATGGAAATATAATATTCCTAATTACAATCTTACTACAATTATACTTTGAAGATAGAATAGGGGCCCTTGTAGTTTCCTCTGTTTTTATTATAACTAATACCTTATTTACATTAGATTCTCTTAAACTAGGTGAAAACTTTTACGGATTAGGATTTTTCCTATCGGCTTTTACAAGTTTAATAATAAGCTTAATGAGACTTGCATATTTTTTAGACAATATAAATTATTATACTTTTTGTTCCCAGCCAATCATATATAGGGAGAGAGAAGGTATATTTCATAAAATACTCAAATTTTTTGGACATATAAATGAAAAAGAGAAGTAGATATCTACTTCTCTTTTTCCTACGGAGTATTATGCTTTAAATCATCTAAAAGATGATATGAGCCATGAAAACAATAACAGGTAGCGTAATAAGAGTACGCTCTATGAATATTATAATTAAATCCTTCACTGAAACTGGAATCTTTGATCCTAATAAAAGACCACCCACTTCAGACATATATATTAATTGTGTAACAGATACACATGCAACTATAAATCTTGTCATATCACTTTTTATACTAGTAGCTATAACTGATGGTAAGAACATATCTGCAAAACCAACTACTAGAGTTTCCGATGCTGCAGCAGCTTCTGGTACTTGAAGTAACTTTAGTAGAGGAATAAATGGAAGTCCTAACCAAGTAAATAAAGGTGTATATGTGGCGAATATAAGGGCCAATGTACCCATAGCCATAACTACCGGTGTTACTCCTAACCACAAATCTAATACATTTTTCATTCCAGATTTGAAGAATTCTGTTGGATCAACATTCTTAGAAGCCCTTTCTGTAGCTTTTTTAAAGCCCCAAGTAAAAGTCGTATACCCCTTTGGAATTAATTCTGTATCATCCTTCTTTATACCACCAAAGTAAGTATCTGGCTTTTTAGATAGTGGTGGTATACGTGGTACAATTATTGCAGCAGTTACACCTGCTAATAATATGGTTAAGTAATATGGTACAAATAAATGTTGAAGATTTACTTGAGCAATAACTACTAAACTAAAGGTTATGGAAACGGCAGAAAATGTAGTTCCTATAACAGCTGCTTCCCTTTGAGTATAGTAACCCTCTTCATATTGCTTACTTGTAAGAAGTACACCTACAGTTCCATCTCCAAGCCATGATGCAATACAATCTATTGATGAACGTCCTGGTAATGTAAATATGGGACGCATTATTTTAGTTAATAATGATCCGAAAAATTCAAGTAACCCGAAATTTAATAATAAGGGTAAAAATAAACCTGCAAATAAGAATACGGCAAATAATACAGGTAATAAATCATTTAATAAAAGTCCTCCCGTATCTCCTGACCAGATCCATTCTGGACCTATTTGGAATAAAGTACATAGGGCAAATACTGCACCTAATATTCTTGAACTAAACCATAGGGGAGACACATTAAACAATGTGTTTAAAAATTCATTATTCTCTACAGCTTTTGGTTTTAATATTTTGGCTCCCATAGTACCAATGAATGTAAGAACTATTAAGGTAGCAGTTATTCCTGGTAATAATGATCCTAATGTATTTTGTACAAGTCCAGATAATATGGCTATAGGAATTGTAATATTTCCATTATATGAAATAGGAGTCATAAAAAGTAGTATTCCCATTAAAGACGGTATTATAAATTTTAATAAATTATTGGAGGATTGATGATTAGTTATTAATTTGTCCATGTCCTAGCTCCTTTCAATTATTATATGAGACTTTATTCATTATAATGCATAAATATAGAAAAGCCAATAGTTTTTATGCAAAAAATTAGGAAATAAAATATGGAAATTCAGTAAAATACACATAAGAAATGGATGGACATATAAGGAGAAAAGGTCATATCCATAAAATGACATAAACATATTTATAAATTGTATTTGACAAAGAATTAAAAAAAATGTATATTATATGTGTATAACATGAAATATGAAAGCGTTATTTCAGCGCAGGCCTTATACCACCTTTAAAAGGTATATTAGGGTGATAACACGAAATAATTCGTCCCTTAGATAAATAATTTATCTAAGGGGCTTTTTTTATTACTCAAAATCAAGTTAATAAAGGGATTACATATTCCTTTAAGGTTATAGATAGTTATATAACTAAACTTTCATGTCT is a window of Anaeromicrobium sediminis DNA encoding:
- a CDS encoding endo alpha-1,4 polygalactosaminidase, producing MKGSVYTTFIVIILALFLLTGTDDEVLALSYDYGVFIGSSPREIRKLSKYEEVVIDGFYFTKENIDYLHKKGVKVYSYINIGSLEEFRPYYNNFKNITLDDYENWHDEKWIDVSNEQWQNYLVNTLAKDLSDKGIDGFFIDNVDVYSIYKNSETFDGVYTILNTLNTSYNKPIIINGGYEFINKAFSENINVDNFLYGMNQEEVYTSIDDYKYNIFSKKSNTDINYTIEYLSSLKDHGFNIYVIEYSKNRRLNRKITNIYRDLNFKAYVSRSIDL
- a CDS encoding tetratricopeptide repeat protein, with amino-acid sequence MNKFIILHISISIGYLLYGLFKKERIEAINEFLLVFMIPLLGISHLILTKLIGTQIKDSTHILNSYGEYIKGKNQVFQIEGINLPKKINTISMEDALIYNTNKEKRQLLLDVLKGDYSQNISILKSALNDEDSETSHYAASALMRIKGELDKDLQLKEVQYEKNKDSIETIKEYIEIVKKYMESGLLDQFTHYKYRSIYLNLLKLILSKEQSPLYYEEKIHYEIKVGNYEEAREYCESYLNEFGLEEGPYLSYIKLYYNLGDYKKLYESINSLRNSSIRLSPKGLKILRFWMERKKYV
- a CDS encoding DUF2194 domain-containing protein codes for the protein MYKKSIILILLGLIFTAGIFQITRLDIINKATKNVNVAKEIGDPIKINIPSHVNKEKFLIIYDEMESGSLKIRGHLNKILKKYMKKNIVEVSVNEHIEDFHYDTIIIALEYIDNIKNLENIMNFAQGGGTLIFMERPLDGENFNKIHESLGIVDHKGLLDIRGIKLKENILIGVKEFQSNEEFIENSSMDVILNDKSRVYATSYDDIPLLWSNNYGHGKIIVFNGTITNEKLNTGLMAGIISLSREDFIYPIINCKLVHIDDFPAPVPEGINDKIYKEYARTIPQFYREIWWGDMLKFSKKYNIKYTSYIIETYNDRVREPFSQDDPKAKNYLLIYGREVLKHGGEIGIHGYNHQSLAPEGYIKEDLGYNPWDSEETMVGAVKEVINYGHSVFPHYTFRTYVPPSNILSPEGRRAIKKGMPHLKIISGLYLKNYTGDVYEQEFEISEDGIIEFPRLTYGYTKRADELWTIYNGVSLFGVFSHFIHPDDILDTHRSDGKSWSELSKEFEEIQEEIYKKYGWLRANTTSEAGINLIKYEEADPYIKYGENEIEIYCNNFRPNMYFILRTNKAIKKFENCKVQNIDEGIYLIQLEDSKGTIYTEKKE
- the pelF gene encoding GT4 family glycosyltransferase PelF encodes the protein MKICLIAEGSYPHVAGGVSSWTQSLIENIKEHEFIIYAIGAESKNRGVYKYKLSSNMAHIEEVFLDEILDLKGFYGKKFKITGQVKDNIKSLIVGQPVDFNILFDFFHNGKIDNLMDFFMSKDMFNIIKEAYEEEYNLIPFNNFFWAVRSMIIPLFFLIKVKVPEADIYHSVSTGYGGIIGSLANYIYNKPFILTEHGIYTREREEEIIKSNWIEGYFKDMWIKFFYNLSNCAYDKADKIISLSEKNKHIQAEIGCNMEKIYVIPNGIDVSKFSHIPGKDPKDKYINIGAVLRIVPIKDVKTMIMAFYMVKEQIDNAKFYLMGPTDEDEEYYEECRSLVENLNLGDTIFTGRINIKEYLGKMDILVLSSISESQPLAILEGFACRRPFVTTDVGSCRELIYGKDHYGQGGFVVPVMNYEKLAYEIIKLCKNKDLRGKMGANGYNRVLNLYTFNKFIESYKDIYNGFGM
- the pelG gene encoding exopolysaccharide Pel transporter PelG, whose product is MAGIGFELKKLFSKEGFFNLIKAYLYSTLVTVGPFILCTSMIITIQIILKYLNMDFLEREIFLATVVYAFIFSQIITSGFSMVITRYVADRLYEKEFEEILPSLYGIISICIAIGGAIGIIFLYRSSMGWKLALASYLLYIQLIIMWLETVYLTALKDYIKIFKSYVLGVIISIVLSYWVLKTSNYKSALGLLMAMDMGIFIIITFLMAYIKSFFKSTNNTYYGFLTYMDKYPELFLVNFFYTLSLYIHNFIFWNSHMSVTIVDTYKYCPTYDVPTFYAFLSIIPAMVIFVVSVETSFYNKYREYYSLITGGGNLSEIENAKNNMERVLWEEVRNLMEVQIFFSLIGIILGNIFLPRLGLNHLSIDIFNILVLGAYGNIIFLITILLQLYFEDRIGALVVSSVFIITNTLFTLDSLKLGENFYGLGFFLSAFTSLIISLMRLAYFLDNINYYTFCSQPIIYREREGIFHKILKFFGHINEKEK
- a CDS encoding NAD-dependent epimerase/dehydratase family protein, which translates into the protein MKVLITGGYGFIGSHVADRFYKEGHEVYIIDNLSTGKAENVEVKHKFYKLGIEDKKCEEIFKVNKFHVVINLAAQVDVNMSLKNPRLDAQVNIMGLVNMLELSAKYGVKKFIFASSAAVYGDNETLPLTEKSKISPISPYGISKLIGEYYCIKWNEIYGLNTIAFRFSNVYGPRQGVKGEAGVVSIFLKKLMKGDKLTVFGDGEQTRDYIYVEDVVDGIYKSTMVSNISGVYNLSTNTEKSLNDLLEVLKSLESIEEILYGEKRKGDILHSRLDNTRVKKDLNWRNIYSLEEGLSKTYEWYRQNCKLNHMDTSKEVKGKNKKKRFNRLMRILLPYAENILIFIILFYMCLKGIGTSPLNNDLYTFSSIIYIGLMGILYGKKQSSISIFLSIILYVFGYLRVGGDIIVLFYEPKHLIIIAIYVLIGTTTGYVLDKKNRVLDFKDLEIEALKEKYSFLYEIYGETRELKDEFEKQIINSKDSFGKIYSIVEQLKYLQKEKVYSGCVGVIESIMETDEVGVYTASHKGEFLRLKAKSRKNNLKISNSIDLGNLTEIKNMIEKKEIFINNNLNPNLPIMAAPIVKDNRVFGIIAIYKVKFEKLTLYYENLFKILTGLISDSLSMAYVHEQSIMSEKYIEDTFILKTNEFESVLETIKQKYEKFNMDYLLLKINTLEPYKKISGKLKPIIRADDYIGLGKDNKLYLLLTNAKVKDMDIISHKLKRKGIHVSLVQGGQYVE
- a CDS encoding YjiH family protein; protein product: MDKLITNHQSSNNLLKFIIPSLMGILLFMTPISYNGNITIPIAILSGLVQNTLGSLLPGITATLIVLTFIGTMGAKILKPKAVENNEFLNTLFNVSPLWFSSRILGAVFALCTLFQIGPEWIWSGDTGGLLLNDLLPVLFAVFLFAGLFLPLLLNFGLLEFFGSLLTKIMRPIFTLPGRSSIDCIASWLGDGTVGVLLTSKQYEEGYYTQREAAVIGTTFSAVSITFSLVVIAQVNLQHLFVPYYLTILLAGVTAAIIVPRIPPLSKKPDTYFGGIKKDDTELIPKGYTTFTWGFKKATERASKNVDPTEFFKSGMKNVLDLWLGVTPVVMAMGTLALIFATYTPLFTWLGLPFIPLLKLLQVPEAAAASETLVVGFADMFLPSVIATSIKSDMTRFIVACVSVTQLIYMSEVGGLLLGSKIPVSVKDLIIIFIERTLITLPVIVFMAHIIF